The Adhaeribacter radiodurans genomic interval TATTGTAAAATATGCTGTACTCGGCTTTCACCCTAGCATTATGAATAAAGCCAAGGTCATATATAAATACGGCTAAACCAACGATGCTTAGAAGGAATAGGAGGTTATTAATTAGCCCCAGTAACTTTGCTCGGTTTTCTGTGGTTAACTCCTGTACTTTCTTTAAAAATTTATTCATTCTTGTGTTTCAAGCCAAGTACTAATTTAATTTACTGGTAATCTGACTTCTATAAGATATTTGAGAAACAGAAAACCAAAAAAGCCGGCTCCCAAAGGAGAATTAGCTATTAGCAGGGAAATAATCAAAAATAAGATGAGCAAAAAATCACCAGCTGAGCCAGATTTGAGAAATTCTTTGAAAGACGTAAGACGGATTAGTTCAAGCATTTCCCCTATTACGAACAAATACAATTATTGTCGACTTTGGTCGAAATAACTCCCGAGGACACATTATTCATCATTATTCTTATAATTTAAAAATTTGAGATAGATGGAAAGCTTTATCTATGTACAAGATAATATTGATTATTGCAAAGCTGGTTTAAAGCTTTATAAGCAACTATTTCCTCCTCTTTGGGTATTAAAAGTTGTATCTAAACGAAAAAAGATGAAAATACTAAAATTTAAAACTAATATTTCCACTCAAGAGCAAATCGCTTTAATAACCCCAATTCTGG includes:
- a CDS encoding heavy-metal-associated domain-containing protein, with translation MESFIYVQDNIDYCKAGLKLYKQLFPPLWVLKVVSKRKKMKILKFKTNISTQEQIALITPILDQVEGISKWDIDPDSNDNILSVSGENLNPQKVENVIQKAGFKVEVLRILGIAGESL